A single region of the Drosophila miranda strain MSH22 chromosome 2, D.miranda_PacBio2.1, whole genome shotgun sequence genome encodes:
- the LOC117186968 gene encoding uncharacterized protein LOC117186968 isoform X4: protein MAAAAAAPANSNAPAPPSGVSSGATGVGAISGAQFREIHKNTWLKRLTTDGKKLTVGPKGARMQEWVETLRSKLREMKILSPRENL, encoded by the exons ATGgctgcggcggctgcagcacCTGCGAACTCAAACGCACCTGCACCTCCGTCGGGCGTTAGCTCTGGCGCAACGGGAGTCGGGGCCATAAGCGGCGCCCAGTTTCGCGAAATACACAAGAATACGTGGTTGAAAAGACTGACGACCGATGGAAAGAAACTAACCGTCGGACCCAAG GGTGCAAGAATGCAAGAATGGGTGGAAACGCTGCGTTCGAAGTTGCGCGAAATGAAAATTCTGTCGCCGCGCGAAAACCTCTAA